One genomic window of Amphiura filiformis chromosome 3, Afil_fr2py, whole genome shotgun sequence includes the following:
- the LOC140148333 gene encoding uncharacterized protein isoform X2: MQRVAVIGAGAAGLSAARYLSAKPNSFEPVVFEKSDRIGGTWVYTGETGIDQYGLPIHSSMYKNLKTNLPKEVMAFPDFPFDSSLPSFVTHKDVLDYLDQYAAQFNLLQYIKFKTVVECVKPVTNGETTLWEVTVRGVTDKANGTQTSVFDAVIVCNGHYSVPKMPKLKGEETFTGTILHSHNYRKPEDFKDSTVVCMGAGYSGQDIVLDLYQQVKMVYLSHWKATLASEFPKNVKQVPTIAHISGSKVVFTDGQGCEADVIILCTGYEYTFPFLTKECRVTVDEDQRISPLYKHLIHAEYPSLSFIGIPIRTVPFPQFSLQARLIIAIFEGSYKLPSKEEIEADNQSDLQKRLDMGWPRRYAHLLPLQWEYNNLLAQLAGTTPIKPVIKNMCKELKYQRENNVWHHKKLNYEIVDEENWRLVSGQNSGDA; encoded by the exons ATGCAGCGGGTAGCAGTAATAGGAGCGGGTGCAGCAGGACTTTCTGCTGCCCGATACCTGTCAGCCAAGCCTAATTCATTTGAACCAGTTGTGTTTGAAAAAAGTGACCGGATTGGAGGCACCTGGGTTTATACGGGAGAGACTGGCATAGATCAATATGGATTGCCTATTCATTCAAGCATGTATAAAAATCTCAA gaCCAATCTACCCAAAGAAGTGATGGCATTTCCAGATTTTCCATTTGATTCTTCTCTGCCATCATTTGTGACCCACAAGGATGTGTTAGACTATCTGGATCAGTATGCCGCACAATTCAATCTATTACAGTACATCAAG TTTAAAACTGTAGTTGAATGTGTAAAGCCTGTCACCAATGGGGAGACGACGCTATGGGAGGTGACTGTAAGAGGCGTGACTGACAAAGCAAATGGAACCCAGACTAGCGTCTTTGATGCTGTTATAGTCTGCAATGG GCATTACTCTGTCCCCAAAATGCCAAAGCTGAAAGGTGAGGAAACGTTCACTGGCACCATCCTCCACAGTCACAACTACCGCAAACCAGAGGATTTCAAAGATTCTACCGTAGTATGCATGGGAGCTGGTTACTCGGGACAGGACATTGTACTAGATTTGTACCAACAAGTCAAAATGGTGTACTTAAGCCATTGGAAAGCAACTTTGGCGAGTGAGTTTCCAAAGAATGTCAAACAAGTTCCAACAATAGCTCACATCAGTGGTAGCAAAGTGGTATTCACAGATGGGCAAGGTTGTGAAGCAGACGTTATCATTCTCTGCACGGGATATGAATATACATTTCCATTTTTAACCAAAGAATGTCGGGTGACAGTTGATGAGGATCAAAGAATTTCTCCATTGTATAAACATCTGATCCATGCAGAATATCCAAGCCTGTCCTTTATTGGTATACCCATCCGAACTGTGCCCTTTCCACAATTTAGCCTTCAAGCCAGATTGATTATAGCTATCTTTGAAGGATCATACAAACTCCCAAGTAAGGAGGAGATTGAAGCGGATAACCAATCTGATTTACAGAAGCGCCTTGACATGGGTTGGCCCCGTAGATATGCACACCTATTACCTTTACAGTGGGAGTATAATAACCTATTAGCACAGCTAGCAGGCACAACACCCATCAAACCAGTCATAAAGAACATGTGTAAAGAACTTAAATACCAGAGGGAAAATAATGTGTGGCATCATAAGAAACtgaattatgaaattgttgatgaGGAGAACTGGCGTTTGGTTAGTGGACAAAACAGTGGCGATGCTTAA
- the LOC140148333 gene encoding uncharacterized protein isoform X4: MQRVAVIGAGAAGLSAARYLSAKPNSFEPVVFEKSDRIGGTWVYTGETGIDQYGLPIHSSMYKNLKTNLPKEVMAFPDFPFDSSLPSFVTHKDVLDYLDQYAAQFNLLQYIKFKTVVECVKPVTNGETTLWEVTVRGVTDKANGTQTSVFDAVIVCNGHYSVPKMPKLKGEETFTGTILHSHNYRKPEDFKDSTVVCMGAGYSGQDIVLDLYQQVKMVYLSHWKATLASITLFPKYQSSMVRKYIPAPSSTVTTTANQRISRIVP, from the exons ATGCAGCGGGTAGCAGTAATAGGAGCGGGTGCAGCAGGACTTTCTGCTGCCCGATACCTGTCAGCCAAGCCTAATTCATTTGAACCAGTTGTGTTTGAAAAAAGTGACCGGATTGGAGGCACCTGGGTTTATACGGGAGAGACTGGCATAGATCAATATGGATTGCCTATTCATTCAAGCATGTATAAAAATCTCAA gaCCAATCTACCCAAAGAAGTGATGGCATTTCCAGATTTTCCATTTGATTCTTCTCTGCCATCATTTGTGACCCACAAGGATGTGTTAGACTATCTGGATCAGTATGCCGCACAATTCAATCTATTACAGTACATCAAG TTTAAAACTGTAGTTGAATGTGTAAAGCCTGTCACCAATGGGGAGACGACGCTATGGGAGGTGACTGTAAGAGGCGTGACTGACAAAGCAAATGGAACCCAGACTAGCGTCTTTGATGCTGTTATAGTCTGCAATGG GCATTACTCTGTCCCCAAAATGCCAAAGCTGAAAGGTGAGGAAACGTTCACTGGCACCATCCTCCACAGTCACAACTACCGCAAACCAGAGGATTTCAAAGATTCTACCGTAGTATGCATGGGAGCTGGTTACTCGGGACAGGACATTGTACTAGATTTGTACCAACAAGTCAAAATGGTGTACTTAAGCCATTGGAAAGCAACTTTGGCGA GCATAACTCTGTTCCCAAAATACCAAAGCTCAATGGTGAGGAAATATATACCGGCACCATCCTCCACAGTCACAACTACCGCAAATCAGAGGATTTCAAGAATTGTACCGTAG
- the LOC140148333 gene encoding uncharacterized protein isoform X5, whose protein sequence is MQRVAVIGAGAAGLSAARYLSAKPNSFEPVVFEKSDRIGGTWVYTGETGIDQYGLPIHSSMYKNLKTNLPKEVMAFPDFPFDSSLPSFVTHKDVLDYLDQYAAQFNLLQYIKFKTVVECVKPVTNGETTLWEVTVRGVTDKANGTQTSVFDAVIVCNGHFSVPKIPTLKGQDTFTGTIVHSHSYRKPEDYKDSTVVCLGASNSGQDIVLDLYPQASMVYVSHWNAPLTSITLSPKCQS, encoded by the exons ATGCAGCGGGTAGCAGTAATAGGAGCGGGTGCAGCAGGACTTTCTGCTGCCCGATACCTGTCAGCCAAGCCTAATTCATTTGAACCAGTTGTGTTTGAAAAAAGTGACCGGATTGGAGGCACCTGGGTTTATACGGGAGAGACTGGCATAGATCAATATGGATTGCCTATTCATTCAAGCATGTATAAAAATCTCAA gaCCAATCTACCCAAAGAAGTGATGGCATTTCCAGATTTTCCATTTGATTCTTCTCTGCCATCATTTGTGACCCACAAGGATGTGTTAGACTATCTGGATCAGTATGCCGCACAATTCAATCTATTACAGTACATCAAG TTTAAAACTGTAGTTGAATGTGTAAAGCCTGTCACCAATGGGGAGACGACGCTATGGGAGGTGACTGTAAGAGGCGTGACTGACAAAGCAAATGGAACCCAGACTAGCGTCTTTGATGCTGTTATAGTCTGCAATGG GCATTTCTCTGTCCCCAAAATACCAACGCTGAAAGGTCAAGATACCTTTACTGGTACCATCGTCCACAGTCACAGCTACCGTAAACCAGAGGATTACAAAGATTCTACCGTAGTATGCTTGGGAGCTAGTAACTCGGGACAGGACATAGTACTAGATTTGTATCCACAAGCCAGCATGGTGTATGTGAGCCATTGGAATGCACCTTTGACGA GCATTACTCTGTCCCCAAAATGCCAAAGCTGA
- the LOC140148333 gene encoding uncharacterized protein isoform X3: MQRVAVIGAGAAGLSAARYLSAKPNSFEPVVFEKSDRIGGTWVYTGETGIDQYGLPIHSSMYKNLKTNLPKEVMAFPDFPFDSSLPSFVTHKDVLDYLDQYAAQFNLLQYIKFKTVVECVKPVTNGETTLWEVTVRGVTDKANGTQTSVFDAVIVCNGHFSVPKIPTLKGQDTFTGTIVHSHSYRKPEDYKDSTVVCLGASNSGQDIVLDLYPQASMVYVSHWNAPLTSEFPKNVVEVPTIDHISGSKVMFTDGHSCEADTILLCTGYEYTFPFLTKECRVTVDEDQRISPLYKHLIHAEYPSLSLMGLPFLVVPFTQFSLQARLIIATLEGSFKLPSKEEIEAGNKSDLQRRLDMGWPRRWAHKLGPLQWEYNKQIAELAGTTLINPVIEYLCKEVDYLRDNNVWHYKKLNYEIVDEENWRLVNGQKQ, translated from the exons ATGCAGCGGGTAGCAGTAATAGGAGCGGGTGCAGCAGGACTTTCTGCTGCCCGATACCTGTCAGCCAAGCCTAATTCATTTGAACCAGTTGTGTTTGAAAAAAGTGACCGGATTGGAGGCACCTGGGTTTATACGGGAGAGACTGGCATAGATCAATATGGATTGCCTATTCATTCAAGCATGTATAAAAATCTCAA gaCCAATCTACCCAAAGAAGTGATGGCATTTCCAGATTTTCCATTTGATTCTTCTCTGCCATCATTTGTGACCCACAAGGATGTGTTAGACTATCTGGATCAGTATGCCGCACAATTCAATCTATTACAGTACATCAAG TTTAAAACTGTAGTTGAATGTGTAAAGCCTGTCACCAATGGGGAGACGACGCTATGGGAGGTGACTGTAAGAGGCGTGACTGACAAAGCAAATGGAACCCAGACTAGCGTCTTTGATGCTGTTATAGTCTGCAATGG GCATTTCTCTGTCCCCAAAATACCAACGCTGAAAGGTCAAGATACCTTTACTGGTACCATCGTCCACAGTCACAGCTACCGTAAACCAGAGGATTACAAAGATTCTACCGTAGTATGCTTGGGAGCTAGTAACTCGGGACAGGACATAGTACTAGATTTGTATCCACAAGCCAGCATGGTGTATGTGAGCCATTGGAATGCACCTTTGACGAGTGAGTTTCCCAAGAATGTTGTAGAAGTTCCAACAATAGATCACATCAGTGGTAGTAAAGTGATGTTCACAGACGGGCACAGCTGTGAAGCAGACACAATTTTGCTCTGTACAGGATATGAATATACATTTCCGTTTTTAACCAAAGAATGTCGGGTAACGGTTGATGAGGATCAAAGAATTTCTCCGTTGTATAAACATCTGATTCATGCAGAATATCCAAGCCTCTCCTTAATGGGTCTTCCCTTCCTGGTTGTGCCCTTCACGCAATTTAGCCTCCAAGCCAGATTAATTATAGCGACACTTGAAGGATCATTCAAACTCCCAAGCAAGGAGGAGATTGAAGCGGGTAACAAATCTGATTTACAGAGACGCCTTGACATGGGTTGGCCTCGTAGATGGGCACATAAATTAGGGCCATTACAGTGGGAGTATAATAAACAAATAGCAGAGCTAGCAGGTACAACACTGATCAATCCAGTTATAGAGTACTTGTGTAAAGAAGTTGATTACCTTAGAGATAATAATGTGTGGCATTATAAGAAACtgaattatgaaattgttgatgaGGAGAACTGGCGTCTAGTTAATGGACAAAAACAGTGA